One Nicotiana sylvestris chromosome 12, ASM39365v2, whole genome shotgun sequence genomic window carries:
- the LOC104233699 gene encoding nonsense-mediated mRNA decay factor SMG7-like → MMAIPMDNSLDHSSRECVQRLFNKNAELENKRRKAAQARVSSDPNAWQQMRENYEAIILEDHAFSEQHEIEYALWQLHYRRIEELRARFNAALASNGSTTSQNGKGPPRSGPDNITKIRTQLKTFLSEATGFYHDLMVKIRAKYGLPLGGFSDDPENQISSFNDGKKPMELKKGLISCHRCLIYLGDLARYKGLYGEGESKARDFAAASSYYLQASSLWPSSGNPHHQLAILASYSSDELVAIYRYFRSLAVENPFTTARDNLIIAFEKNRQCYSQLPRDAKALFIKAEPSRTTGKGRGKCETRKPLKDVKVEASLPKEKASSISEIFKTFRMGFVRLNGILFTRTSLETFEEVLSSVKADLLELLSSGSDEKYNFGFDAADCRLAIVRLVAILIFTIHNVIRESDNQSYSEILQRSVLLQNAFTAAFEFMGHVVERCIQLNDPSSSFLLPGVLVFVEWLACHQDIAFGNESEEKQARARSFFWKNCITFFNKLLATGSKFVDEDEDETCFSNMSRYDEGESGNRLALPEDFELRGFVPLLPAQLILDFSRKHSFGSDSGSKEKKARLQRMIAAGKALANVVRVGEEGIYFDTRGKKFVIGLEPQTSDDYQLNGSREVAKLSGIELESPDAGLMNVGDLQPKQQLYVECEEEDEVIVFKPSVMEKVNGISSNTMTLAVPVSVISAASVPSGVSMASVNICSEMGPFSSALDGLSLQNAWSANVRQPTSIAHTNAQYVQPIQTSASMWSVEQDAVMNGLVGGLNLMGNGRTTEAELQNHPEMVPPAAYSVPLPRSVNFSTANNIHVQVPEAVIPSIFSSLTSSLAGSDSMSMKSSSVVSTGIKKNPVSRPVRHLGPPPGFGSAASKVDDSSSALTLKNENNPIYRMDDYSWLNGYQLPSTHQSIGYNNSHNHSTQTYHSVSNSGSLVGMVSFPFPGKQVPSVHMQSDIQKANQQSVALPQQYRGQSLWQDRYLV, encoded by the exons ATGATGGCCATTCCAATGGATAACAGTTTAGATCATTCGTCGCGGGAATGCGTTCAGCGCCTCTTCAATAAG AATGCGGAGTTGGAGAATAAGCGTAGAAAAGCAGCACAAGCAAGAGTTTCTTCTGACCCGAACGCATGGCAACAAATGCGGGAAAACTATGAAGCTATCATCCTTGAGGATCATGCTTTTTCTGAACAGCATGAAATAGAATATGCCTTGTGGCAGTTACATTATAGAAGAATTGAGGAACTCCGTGCACGCTTCAATGCTGCACTAGCTTCAAATGGATCAACCACTTCTCAGAATGGGAAAGGTCCACCTCGCAGTGGGCCAGATAACATCACAAAGATTCGCACGCAGTTAAAGACTTTTCTCTCAGAAGCAACTGGATTTTATCATGATTTGATGGTGAAAATCAGGGCAAAGTATGGCCTGCCACTAGGAGGTTTCTCTGATGATCCAGAGAATCAGATTTCTTCTTTTAATGATGGCAAAAAACCTATGGAGTTGAAGAAAGGCTTGATATCCTGCCATCGTTGTTTGATTTATCTGGGTGATCTTGCTCGGTACAAAGGCTTATATGGTGAGGGTGAATCTAAAGCTCGCGACTTTGCAGCAGCATCAAGTTATTACCTGCAAGCTTCTTCACTTTGGCCTTCAAGTGGCAATCCTCATCATCAG CTTGCAATACTGGCTTCCTATTCCAGTGATGAGTTGGTGGCAATCTATAGGTATTTTCGTAGTCTTGCAGTAGAGAATCCTTTTACCACTGCAAGGGACAACTTAATCATTGCGTTTGAGAAG AATCGTCAGTGTTACTCCCAGCTGCCAAGGGATGCTAAGGCTTTGTTCATCAAGGCAGAACCTTCACGTACAACTGGAAAAGGACGAGGTAAATGTGAAACAAGGAAGCCTCTGAAAGATGTAAAGGTTGAAGCAAGTTTACCCAAGGAAAAAGCTTCAAGTATATCTGAAATCTTCAAAACCTTCAGGATGGGATTCGTTCGGTTGAATGGTATCCTCTTCACACGCACTAG CTTGGAGACGTTTGAAGAAGTGCTGTCATCGGTTAAAGCTGATCTGCTTGAGCTTCTCTCTTCTGGGTCTGATGAGAAGTATAATTTTGGTTTCGATGCTGCAGACTGTAGACTGGCAATTGTCAGGCTCGTCGCTATCTTAATATTCACCATCCATAATGTGATAAGGGAAAGTGATAATCAATCATATTCTGAGATTCTACAGAGATCAGTTCTTCTACAGAATGCATTTACTGCTGCTTTTGAGTTCATGGGTCATGTGGTTGAGAGATGTATCCAATTAAATGATCCCTCATCTAGCTTCTTATTGCCTGGTGTTTTGGTTTTCGTAGAATGGTTGGCATGCCATCAAGATATTGCATTTGGTAATGAATCAGAGGAAAAACAAGCAAGGGCTAGATCTTTTTTCTGGAAGAACTGCATCACTTTTTTTAATAAGCTCTTGGCGACTGGGTCTAAGTTTGtcgatgaagatgaagatgaaacaTGTTTTTCCAATATGAGCAGGTATGATGAAGGTGAGAGTGGTAATCGTCTTGCGTTGCCGGAAGACTTTGAACTTAGAGGATTTGTTCCTCTTCTTCCAGCTCAGCTTATCCTTGACTTCTCAAGGAAACATTCTTTTGGTAGTGATAGTGGAAGTAAAGAGAAGAAGGCACGTCTTCAGAGGATGATAGCAGCTGGAAAGGCTCTTGCTAATGTGGTCCGGGTTGGAGAAGAGGGAATATATTTTGACACCAGGGGAAAGAAATTTGTCATTGGCCTTGAGCCCCAAACTTCTGATGATTATCAACTTAATGGCTCCAGGGAAGTTGCTAAATTAAGTGGTATTGAACTGGAAAGTCCAGATGCTGGACTGATGAATGTCGGAGATCTGCAGCCAAAGCAGCAATTGTATGTGGAATgtgaggaagaagacgaagttaTCGTTTTTAAGCCGTCAGTGATGGAAAAAGTGAATGGCATCTCTTCAAATACAATGACCTTAGCAGTTCCTGTGTCTGTTATTAGCGCTGCCAGTGTTCCTTCTGGTGTTAGCATGGCTTCTGTTAATATCTGTAGTGAGATGGGGCCATTTTCATCTGCACTTGATGGATTGAGCTTGCAGAATGCTTGGAGTGCAAATGTAAGGCAGCCAACAAGCATTGCTCATACCAATGCCCAATATGTGCAGCCAATCCAAACAAGTGCTTCCATGTGGTCTGTAGAGCAAGATGCTGTTATGAATGGATTGGTGGGGGGCCTTAACTTGATGGGAAATGGACGAACCACAGAAgctgagttgcaaaatcatccaGAAATGGTTCCACCTGCAGCATATTCAGTCCCTTTACCCCGGTCTGTGAATTTTAGCACTGCAAATAATATTCATGTCCAGGTTCCAGAGGCTGTTATACCATCTATCTTCAGTTCACTTACATCCTCACTAGCTGGTTCAGATAGCATGTCAATGAAATCTTCATCAGTTGTCTCGACAGGAATTAAGAAAAATCCAGTGAGCCGACCTGTTAGGCATCTGGGTCCACCTCCAGGGTTTGGTTCTGCTGCTTCGAAAGTAGATGACTCATCATCTGCTTTGACCTTAAAGAATGAAAACAATCCCATCTATCGTATGGATGATTATAGCTGGTTGAACGGATATCAGTTACCTTCAACACATCAGAGCATTGGTTACAATAACTCTCACAATCATTCAACACAAACATACCACTCTGTGAGCAACAGTGGTAGCTTAGTCGGGATGGTTAGCTTCCCTTTCCCTGGGAAACAGGTGCCCTCTGTGCACATGCAGTCAGATATTCAGAAAGCAAATCAACAATCTGTTGCACTGCCTCAGCAGTATCGAGGACAGTCCCTGTGGCAAGATCGTTACCTTGTGTGA